GTAGACTCCAGTGAAgttagttacaggcagttgtgagccacctgacatgagtgctgggaaccaagagcTGAAagtccacctcccaggtgctgggatgacACGTGTGCTCCATACACTTGTAGTTTTTATTAGTGTTTGCGTAGCGTATGCTCTTACAACCTGTctcctttggtttgtgtttacTGTAGTCTATATTTTGTAagagggcctcactgtgtagctctggctggcctgggcaGAGCGCTGGGGTTAAAGCTGTACACCTCCCTACCtggccttggttttgttttgttctaattaATACAAGGCCTCTCTATTTAGCCCTGGTTAGgctggaactcatagaaatctcTGGAATAAATGAGATGGCTCTGCTTCTTTATTCAAAGCAGAAGAATTGAACCTGCTGATAAATACTGATGCTGATAGTCTTTTCTCCTGTGAGTGATCTCAGCAGATGGTGAGGCGTCAGTGGAGGGAAAGCCTGGGCTTGGAGCCTCTGGCACTAGGTGTGCAGTGAGCCTGCACCACAAAGAAAGGTAGCATCActgtccttgaacacacagacatccacctgcctcagcctcccaagtgcacccCACACCTATCTCTTACGCTTCCCCTACGTGTTAGTTGCTTTTCTCTTGCTGAGGTAAAACACTGTGACCAGGGTACCTTTTTAAGGAGAGGGTTTATTGGGCTTATGCTttccagaggcagggacagcatGGCAACAGGTGGTAGACAAGATGTCTGGAGCTGGAAGCTGACAGCTCCAACTGTAAGCATGAAACAAAGGGAAACCGTAAAGCCCGTTCCTGGTGACGGCcattctccagcaaggccacacctcctaggcCTCCCAAACTGCACCAACTGGGGAatgtgttcaaatgcctgaggcTGAGGAGGGTGTTTCTCATTCAGACCTCCACAGCTTATTCTCTACTTTGAGTCTGCCTACATCTTACTCAGAGTGAGTTCTGGTAGGCATTATTTGGGCACATTTGTGTGATTGAATGCAGGCATGTGAGTGCCacagtggagctcagaggacaatcttgggtGTCAGTCTgagccttccaccttgtttgagatggtccttttcttctttgcttgtttgttgatgTGTTACACCAGGCTTGGAGGCCCAGGGAATTCTGTCCCCACCTCCATTGCAGGTGCTTAGAATAAACATCAGCTTTAGGAGGCTctggagacttgaacttgggtccttatgcttgcatggcaagcactttacttctgagccaccttcccagccccaTTCTCTGTCTTCTAATTGATGTGTTTAGATCATCTGTACTCACTGAGTTTCtgggctgctgttttgtcttttctgcttcctgttctccgtctccttcctcctctccctgtggGTCATGGAGACATTTCAGGGTTCTGTtgtttcttcttctgcttctttctgcCCTTGTCTCGTGGTGTGGTTATCTTAGTGGCTTCTGCGAGGCACCTTGAGCTGTGTGTCACATGGTATTTGGGCAAATGATGGATCAAACTCAAAATGGTGCTCCCTTGAGGACCACCAAGGACCTGGGAAGTCCCTAAGGCTTTCCCATCCTCACCCAGTGCCGCGGATGCTGACGTACACGTGCTGAGAGTGCTCTGGGTTGTGCCATTGTGCTCTGCACCCTGTTTGCTGTGCCACCCTTTCAACATGGGGCTGCAAATTTAGAAAACAGCCAGCAAAATAGTAGTCGTCTTTGCTGTATCATTTGGTGCCACTAACAGGTAGTGTCTGCTGGTGGCCCCCTGCCAGTCTAGGTTCAAGTATGCCCTCTGTAGCACTGTCGTGGTGACATCACCAGACACTGTGGTCCAGTTTCTGTGCATGTAAAACTGGGCTTGGGTTCTCATCTGCTCAGATGAGTGGCCGCCTCTGGAAGTGCAACATCACCAGCCCTCCAGGCTTGGGACCGTCTCACCTGCGTCTGGCTCATCTGCTTATCCTTGGGACAAACACTAGGGAGAAAATCAAGTTTGCAGTTGAGCCAGAAGTGGTGGAGGTCACGCCTTACACGGTTCCCACTGTCCCCAGGTCAGTGCCAATGGCAATGTGCTGCGCAGTGAGATTGTGGGCTCCATCAAGATGCGGGTCTTCCTCTCAGGCATGCCTGAGCTGCGCCTGGGCCTCAATGACAAGGTCCTCTTTGACAACACAGGCCGTGAGTATCCAGAACAGTGCAGAGGCTGGATCATTCTTGCCTCAGGGAGGTGGCTTCCCCTGACCCCAGTGCCACAGCTAACTGCTTTCAGATGACAGGCCTAAGAAAATGACTTGGGTCattgaggtggctcagcaggcaaaggtgcttgctgccaagccccaCAAGCTTGATGTGATCTCATGAGCCCACGGTGAAAGGGGAGCACTTCCTGCAAGTTGCCTTCTCACTTCCACGTGCACACTGAAGCACACACTCCCGTATACAGGAAATAAGATAACAAAGAACTTCACACTGCTCAAAAGGCCTCAAAGGCTAGAGCTGCAGATCAGTAAATGGTCGACACTGACCAAGCAGACCTGGGTTCAGTATCCACCAGCACCAAAATCACAGAAAGATCCAGGCTGATATGGAGGCTCCTGCCTGTCATCCTATTCCTCGGGACACTGAGGTGGAAGGCCATCGTGGAATACAGTGTGAAGCTGTCAGGAGGGTGACAGAGAGCCAAGGTTCTGAACACTTAGACATCATCAGTGAGGCCCAGCCTGTCCCACAGAGCCTGTGCTGTTGGGAGGTCACACACCAAGGTGCTTTCTATGGTGAGCACAGCACAGGTGGGCATGCCTGGGCTTCTGTGGCTTCTCATTGGCCATGCCACGGAGGCCCTAGTTTCAGATCCCTGGCCCCTGCCGGCCTCCTGGACTTGCTAGCTCTATGTGTGCCCTCTGAAGTGGGTGGGACACCCTGGTGTCACCCATACCCACTTAGCAAATGTGTCCTGACCAGCTGCTGTCTACCAGCTGCTGAAGACTTAACACAGCACAGGGAGCCCAGACCCCAGGACTCCATGCCAGTGTTAGGCTGagatgtggaggcaagaggatgacAGTTGTCTCGGAATTGGCCCCTTGTGCACACAAAAGAGATGTCTTCTGGATATGGGGTAGGCTCTGGTCTGCCAAGGTGGTCTTGGCAGTAGGAATTCTGCACAGGAACTCTAAGCCGCATGCCAACCTCACCCCTGCCCCACACAGGAGGAAAGAGCAAGTCGGTGGAGCTGGAGGATGTGAAGTTCCACCAGTGCGTGCGGCTGTCACGCTTTGAGAACGACCGCACCATCTCCTTCATCCCTCCCGATGGAGAGTTCGAACTCATGTCCTACCGCCTCAATACCCACGTGAGTGCCTCCCAGGGTAGCAGGTTCCCAGGGAAGCTCAGCATCAGCTCTCACCTGCTGTGCTACCCTCCAGCCCTGTAGGTGAGCAGAAGCCTTGCCCATTGCTGGACTTCCTTGGGTAGACTGTGGGGCAGTCCAGGGAGACTGCCTACCTCTTGCCTGCACACTGGCCGGGAAGAACAGGCTTCAGTTTCCCCTCAGTAAAGTGAGACTTGATGTGAGCGCCTTCCTTCCGCCTTCCCCACAGGTGAAGCCTTTGATTTGGATTGAGTCTGTGATCGAGAAGCATTCCCACAGCCGCATCGAGTACATGGTCAAGGTCAGTGGGAGAGCAGGCACCCTGTCACCTGGGACCGGCTCAGCAGCAGGGCAAGGGACAGGCTCGTACTGCAGATACTTACCttgtcctgggggggggggggggggcgcctTGGAGGCCTGAGACAGGAGGGAGAGTCAGGTGTGGGCACTGGCTGGAAAAGCCTGGTGGTAGAAAGTGGGGACCCACTGCCAAGTAGGGACTGTGTACCCCTGGTAGgtagctggggtggggtgggggtggctagACTCCCTCCCCTGCATCCTACAGAGCCTCTGCCCGGGGCCTCCTTGCAGGCCAAGAGCCAGTTCAAGCGGCGGTCAACAGCCAACAATGTAGAGATCCACATACCGGTCCCCAACGATGCTGACTCGCCCAAGTTCAAGACTACAGTGGGGAGTGTCAAGTGGGTCCCCGAGAACAGCGAGATTGTGTGGTCCATCAAGTCCTTTCCGGTGAGCCCCGTTTTCACACATGCCTCTAAACACCTcccccatggggctggagagatggttcagtggttaagatcaccaactgctcttccagaggacccagattcaattcccagcacgcacatagcagctcacaactgtctataattccagtcccagcaacctgacacccatgcacataaaagaaaattaaaagcccaGTCTCGCTCTCTTGGCCTGGATCAGGACGCAGCTCTGCTACTGCTTCAGTGCCACACAGCTAACGCCTGTCcctaactccaagatctgacacctcacAGACACATGAGGCAAACCAGTGCACATTAAAAAACAGTCCCCCATACCCACCCATGTCCCACCTCTGGAACTGCATTCTTGGGAACAAGAGGCAGCCCTCGGGAGAGACACCCTACTCCAGGGCTGGGAAGAGCAGGCTGCAGATCCATCCCAGGAGAGCTTTCTTGTTGCCCCGAGACAGCCACCACAAAAGCCCTTGTAATGTGATGTCATTTGCCACAAATTCTGTTTTCACGtagaagttgttttgtttttgttttgtggcgactttgtttgaaacagggtctcccttGGTAGTCTCAGTGGTCAGccactcaccatgtagcccaaaCTGACCTCCTAACTGTGTAGCCCAGGCGGCCTGAAATTCATCATGGATTGTAGGTTGGCCCCAAAATTACCATGTcattcaggctgacctcaaatttaccatgtatcccaagctggccttgagcctGCCTCCATTCTcctacttctgtctcctgaaCTCAGTTTGCCTGAGTTTTCCTATGGGTAgatcttctctttccattttctcctccctTTGTTTTTGGGTCCAGGAGCTGGAATGTTATTTTCACCATCTCCCATGGAGATGTCCTTTATGgctgggagctgatgcagagaaccTGTGTAGGAGCCAAGGCTCAGCCCTAGTGTGCCCCAACTCCTAGGCAGGGCTATATTCACGGCCACTCCTCTGCCCCTCAGCCTGAGCTCAGGAGACCAAAGGCCACATTGTCCCAGATAGAACGAGAGCCAGGATGCCAGGCACAGGGGACAGCCAGGCCCAGATGCTCTACCTGGCCAGGGCAGGGCAAAGGCCCCAGCCAGTCCTGCCTGAACAATCTCAAATCACCTCCAAGTTATTGCTGGGTTCCCGGGAACCTGAGCCCGCCCATGGTTCAGCACTGTCATTCCGTCTGGgcctcttttcatttcttacaTGTCCGGAGACTGAGTAGGCGGACTGTGCTGTGGGACACACCACCCTCGGTGTTCTCCCAGGCTCCCTTTCCCACCGTGGCCAGTCTGGCCAGTCTCTCCCTGGGAGCTGGTGGAGCCCCGGCACAGCCTGCCCAGTTTTGGCTCCTGGGAGCCATGGACAAGCCTGGGAGACAGCACATTGGTTTTGGGCCGCACTGCTGGGCAGCTGCCTAACAGCCCCTTATGTTGTCTACCCAGGGTGGCAAGGAGTACCTCATGCGGGCCCACTTTGGTCTTCCCAGTGTAGAGGCCGAAGACAAGGAGGGCAAACCTCCCATCAGTGTCAAGTTCGAGATCCCCTACTTCACTACCTCTGGCATCCAGGTATGAGTGCCGGGGCACTGCCTGGAACACTTACGCCCAGAGTCACAGCAGGAACCCCGAACCCCCATCCTGGCCTGGGGTCTATTTCCTTGGAGCCTCTCAGAAGGTATATGGGTGAGGGGTACATCCTGGTCCCCTGAAAAACTGGGACCTGACCACTTCTGACAACCCCTCCTGCTGTGCCTGGCCTGCCCCTTGGCCTTGCCCCTTGGATGAGGGGCGATAGCAGGGATGCGGCACACTCAGAGCCTTTGTGTCCAGGTGCGCTACCTGAAGATCATTGAGAAGAGCGGCTACCAGGCGCTGCCCTGGGTGCGCTACATCACACAGAACGGAGGTGAGCGGCTGCCTGACCTGTGAGGTCTCTCTGGGCTGGGGCTTCCTGTGTGGAGCTGAGGGTGGGTGTCCCATGTCCCCATGTGGAGCTAAGCGTGGGTGTCCATGTTTCTAGATTACCAGCTCCGGACCCAGTGAGGGGCCTCTGCAACCACCCCAGCCCACCCGGCCTCAGGATGCATCTGCCACACGCACCAAAACTGAAGCTGGAGGGTGGCTCTGGTCATAAGCAGCAACCCTCCTCAATCCTGCGTGAGCCCACGCAGAACCTCTTCCCTGATCCCATTCTGTTCTGGGGTGAGAAGGAAGGGCCTGCCAGCCCTCCCCAGAGACAAGCCAGCTTGAGCCTTGGCTTCTGGTGCCACATGCCTGGCCACTTGCCACCCTGTGGATGCCATCCTCGCCCACCACCAGGGTCTCCTTTCGCTGCCATTTTGTTGAGCATGTTGATCACTGTCATTTGTTACACGTGTCCTGTCACACGTGTGCTGTCACACGTGTCCTGGGCAGTCACCATGGAGCACTCAGTGAGGGCAGCTGTCCCCTCTGACACTGCTCCATGTCCAGGATAGTCGCCTGGCTGGCTGTGCTTCCCATGCCAGCCCTAGGCCACAACAGTGTTTCCCCGAGAGGGGACATGGCCTCTCAGCCTTTGCCCCCGAGGGTCCCTGGGCAGGCACTGGCTCCTGTCACTATACAGGGCCACCTTGCCCTCTACCCCTGTGTGACAATTGCATTAAAGTCCATTTGTTACACTTGCTGTCTGACCTTTCCCTCTGTGCTGTGGTTCAGGCCCACTTGGACACCCTGGGTTGTGGCCAAGTAGACCTAGCAGTGAAGGAAGCCGACCCTCCCCTGAGTAGCTGGAGCCCTTCTGAGGAACACAGGGTAGATTATCTCACTGGGTCCAGCCTGTTGTCTCCTGTGGATGGTAGCCTTCCTCGGGTGGTCTGAAATTGGAGGCTTCCATGTTCTCACTTGACGAGGCTTGGACTCAGCCCCCAGACTGGTTGCCCGATGGGCCTGGGAGTTGTGTCTCCGTGGTCTGTCCATGGACTCTGCCCTCTCAGCATCTTCTCACTCTGGGCTCTGCCCTCCTGCCTCTCTTGGCACCCCACTCCTACTTGGGATGTGTCACGTGCATCTCACCGCCCATGGCCAAGAACAACCTTTCTAGTGCAGCAAGGCCAGCTCCCAGCTCGGGGCCTAGAGCAGAGCCTGTCGGCACCCTGGAGGCCTCACCCTTCCTCACCCACCAGTGGCCCTGAAGGCTGTCCAGTTCGGACTGTGTCCACCACCCTGCCACCCTCCACAGTCTGCAGCACTGCAGGCTATGGCTCTGTGCATCCTTTTTAGTCCAGCCACCCAAAACCCACCCACCATTGTCCTGCGCATGGGGGGGACAGAGATGTGCAGGATTCTGGCTTCCATACTTGCACACCAACAAGCAGAAATGGCACCTGAAAGGCAGAGGAGCAGGCTGGGCCATGACAGGGCACAGAGATGCCCAAGCTCAGCCCCAAGCAGGGAGCACGGCTGAGCACTCATGTCTCAGAACACAGACaccaggagacagaggaggaaagctgGTCTACAATCTGCCAATCAATGTGAGTATCAACACCAGCCAGCAAGATAGTGCAGCAAGTAAAATGGctgccaagtctgaggacctgagctcaacccTCAGGGCTCACTTGCAAGATAGAgacagctgccctctgacctccatgtgagCTAATATACATGCTCAGAATAAAAGGAACCAAGGCAGGTATGGTGGCCCCTGCCTGTGACTCCCGTACTTTGGagtttgaggcaggagaatcataatACCCTGTCTCAGCAAATAACAAGAAGTGGGTaaaggggctggaaaggtgaCTGTCTCTGAGTTCCACCCTAGCACCCATAGGgaggcttacaactgtctgtatccTCAGGGCCAAGGgacccgatgccctcttctggccttcgggggCACTGCATGCGCTTGGCACAcccatacatgcaggtaaaacccCATCGCCATAAAAGTAGATAGATGAAGAAATTGAAGTGACAGGGACTGTGGGCCACCacaggtgctggggaccaaactcaggtccactGCGAGAACAGCATGGGCTCCGCACTACCGTGCCAGCTCCCCGGtcacataaaagtaaatcttttttttttttaaaaaaaaaaagctggcatcTGGAACACATAAGGCTCTGGACTCTGTCCCCACACTCAAAGAAAACAATGTTCCCGATGGAGGGCGATGTCCTGAGATGACATGGAAGGTGCTGGAAAACATGGCAGCCTCTAGAACTGTGAAGGAATACTTCTatgctttttgctgttgttggttttggttgttgtgagacaggttctctttccatagccctagctgtcctggaactcactatgtagaccaggctggactggatCTCACTGAGCTGAGctatcctgcttctgcctccctggtgtTGGCCTTAAAGGTGCAAGCCTCTGGGGGCCTTGCTTGTGTCCTGCCTACAGTGCACGGTCACACGCAGTGAAATGCGACCTGGCCTGGACCGGCTTATTCACTTGTGAGTGGACATTCATCAACCGCCAGGGGAACAGGTCACATTGCTTAGTTGAGATGGTTTTACTCTGTAACCAAGCTAGTCTGTAATGCatagaaccacctgcctctgccacccgagtgctgggattaaaggcaagctaGCACCTGGCTCACTTTCTGGTTTGGAGTCgatcttttcattcattcatttggtgTGTAGGACAAGTTTCAGGGGTCAATCTCTCCTCCACCATGTATATCTTGGACTTGAGTTCTGGTCGGCAGGCTAAGTAACACCTTTACCTTGTATCCATCTTCttggttcttttaaaaaatagttactacagccgggcagtggtggcgcacgcctttaatcccagcactcgggaggcagaggcaggtgggtctctgtgagttcgaggccagcctagtctacagagcgagttccagggcatccaaggctgcacagagaagccctgtctcaaagaacaagaagaagaaagcgACCGAATTCATCTGTTCACTTGTCTCTGCAGCCGTGCTTCGGCAACAcagtgagaaaaacaacaaaaggcgGGCCAGAGAAAAAATATGCATGACCTTCAaaactcagacagacagacagacgggctTTCAAAGATGTGGGATAGCTGAGTGACATTTCCAGCCTGCCTAGGGGAAAGCCCCGGCCCCAGTTACACACTTAAGTGTCCCCAAAGGTTGAACCACATTCCTCAAACAGTGAACTCAAATGGGGCAGCCTGGGGTGGGCTCCACCCAGCCTGCACAGGGCTCTGGGCTGCAGCTGCAGGACTCCGGGGGAAAATAAGTCACTCAGCGTGCCTGAGTGTCCAGATGTGCACAGCACACATGAGACCCGAGACACAAAGTGACACAGGATTAATTGTGgtcatctctctcctctcccctgctcCTCAGTGCCCTCGGAGAAAACCCTCACTCCCTACCCTGCTGGCCCCCTCTGTTCCCGCAGCAACCCTGCCCCGCccatcttcccccaccccaacacagCCTGTTCTGGTGTTAGCTACGTCTTGACATGCATGAGAGAAACCGTGACCAACATTTTTTGTCCCTCCAACTTGTtgcgcacagacacacagctgTCCTTGGTTCCACGGTTGCCTCTGTCCCTAAAGCCTGGTTGTCGCTGCTCTGTTTTCAGGGAGAAAATCTATCTCTATCCTTGGGATGTGCAGACTGTTCATGGGACACTTCCAATTATGGCCACTAGGGGGCACATGTGTGTTAGAAATAGCTATCCACAGAAAAGGAGGCAAGGCAGGCTGGGGACCATGGCCGCAGGCTGGGTTGGGTGTTCTTgttttgaatgttttgtctgcatgtgcaaACCTATgagaggttgtgagccatcatgtgtgtgctggcgAGAACagccagggtctcatgtagctagctagttggcctcaaatttttgatgtagccaagaatgacctcaaactcagaatcctGCTTTCACCTCCTGAAGATGTGGGTGCTGAAGAtgtaggcctgtgccaccacaccccgcTTACCCAGTGTTTGGACGTGAACCCCAGGCTTCATGACAGACAGGCAAATGCTCTGCCAAGCGAAGCCCAGCCCAGCCTTGGctggtttgtttgagacagggtgcgTGAAGTACCATGTCTGacctacatttttgttttgtgttggcttttgattttttaaaaatatttttaaatattttttatttattatatatacaatattctgtccgcgTGTacacccagaagagggcactagacctcattacagatggttgtgagccaccatgtggttgctgggaactgaactcaggactctggaagagcaggcaatgctcttaaccactgagccatctctccacccctggcttttgcttttattcaaggcagggtttccctggctgtcctggaactcactttgtagatgaaGCTCCCTGCAAACTCAGAGCTTggatttcctctgcctcctgagcactggaatgAAAGGCACGAGCCGGCACTGCCGAGCACAACTGCTTTTACATGGAGGTGAAATTCAGGTGCCAGGTAgctgataatttatttttaattatttgaggcagtgattctcaatcttctTAACACTGTGACCAttttatacagttttttttttgtgtgtgttgtggtgccTCCAAACCATAcaattattccattgctacttcataaccataattttactactgttatgaatcatactgtaaatatttttagagacagaggtTTGTCAAGGGAGTTGTGACTCCCATTTGAGAACTGCTGATTTAGGGGGCCATGTAAGAAGGTTGCACGCCTTTGGATACAGGAGAACACCCTCAGGTGTGGCCTTGCCTTCCACCCcattcaaggcagggtttcttggtCACTCTGACTGCCCTGCCGATGCTCCCTCCTTGCTGCAAGAGCATTGGGATTAGAGACACTGCTGCCGAAGCACTCATTCACCAAGTAGTTTCCCCAGGCTCACGGAGGGCTTTGAAATGAACATTCCAAACCCTGGCGATACTGTGTGACCCGGAATCCTACCATGTCCTTCATCCCCACATGCTTCCCCAAACCCTGGAAGCCATTGCTCTGCTACCATCTGCAGTAGCCTGGTCTGGATGCTTCAGGTCAGTGAGATCACACTGTGGAGCCCTACATGTCTGCTGTCAGTCAGGAAGGTTTCCAGTTTGGTCTCACTGTGGCACAGGTAAGTGCTTCGTTCCCTTTTTGTGCCTGAGTATGACCCAACTGGACACGTCTCTCTGCTCATCTGTTGGCTGCCGCATGGGCTGTCCCACCTTCGAGATGCTGCACAAAGATCAGTCTGACCATCACCCTGCACTTCTTTTAAGTAGATTCCCAGTAGCGgaattccttctttctttgtgaaGACCCTTGCTCTTGGCAAGGCAGGAAGGTGGTGTCTTGAAATTTCTTGTAAATTCCTTGCACGGCACACATACTTTTTCCACCACTTATCATGAACTGCAGCCCCTGCCCCACACCACCCAACCTCCATCAACCTGGGAGTGGAATTTACGTCGTCTcctgcccccagcccctcactggggattcgaGGCAgggctccacccctgagccacgcccccagcccctcactggggcaTCCTAGACAGGGGCTCCACCAGAGTCACACCCAAGCTCAAGTACATCTTAAATGTATCCTGATACACGAATCCTTCCTGCATGCCCTTTTTATAGTCATCCTCCTTCCTAGAGAAAAATGTCGGCAAAACCGCTGGTTAGTTTCAGTTGTCTTAAGATCTTACTTTATTATTCGTGTGTATGCACAAAAGAGCCCCCGGGGCCAGGAGACCATGTCAgattcttggagctggagagttgTAAGCTATCCTACATGGTGCTGGGAAGCGTTCGGGTCCTCTGCGGTTGTCGCCAGTTTCTCTTGTGGCCTCCCTCTGTCCTTGGCCATCGTTACATCCGCAGACTCTCCAGTCGCTGTTCTACCTGATTTGTGCAAACTTTGGCCGTTATCATTCTCCTACTCACCTGTGTGCAGTGGACCACATCCCTTTTGTCCTTACTGCATCATGAGCATGGGCATGAAGCTATTCCCAGCATGCCTGTCTCACTGCGGCAGATGTGTGGCTAGTGTCCAGGATAGAATGTTTGGATTATAGGTGGAATCTGAACTCAGCATAAGGGGTGCTGCAGTTTCCCACGCTGGTGAGCCTCTTTTCTTCCACAGCAGCGAAGGAGAATGTTCAGTTGCTCTGTATTCATGCCAACACTTAATGATATCAGGCTCTGGTTGCAACCCTGCCCATGGGAGTGGCTTATGCAGGTTACAACCACTTTGCAGTCCAGACTCTGTGCCTACTGCTGGATGTGAGAGCAGGGATTCAGTGGGAACTGAccatgtctactttcttgagccATGCCAATTCCAGAGGCCCAACAACTACCTTTATCTCTGTGTCCTAGAGTTTTTAATTCACTTACATGAATTATGCATACTGAATTCCATTCTTATGtttccatacacacatgtgacGTGTTTTTATTGTATTCACCCTTCTGTTCCCCTCCAACACCCACTGATCCCCtttctcctgctgctcctgctcctcctcctcctgctgctcctcctgctactcctcttccagctgctgctgctctccctcctccttccgcTCCTCCTTCTGCTActcttcctcctgctgctcctcttctggctgctgctgctcccccctcctcctcctcctctttctcctgctgctgctcccccttctccttctgctgctcctcctcctgctgctcctcctgctcctcctcttcttggTTACTGAATGACTTTCATGATGGCTGCTTACAGGAGCATGCAGGGCTGTATACAGGAGCACAAGCtcccagtggctacaccactgaaggaAAGGTCTCTCCCACGGGGCAGGAGAGCTGAGATGCGTCAGCAGTTAcaagcacttgctatgcaagcatgagatTTTGATCTGAACATCCATGTAATGAGCGAGGAGCcccacaaatgcctgtaaccccaacattgAGGGGGACAAAATGATCAGTAGAATaacagctactaaaagacatCGTAAGTTCAGGAAGAGACTGCCTCAAAAGAGTTAGCCAAGAGTGACTGAGGATGGAGCCTGACATAAATTCTGTGGCCTCTGTGAGCATGCAGCTGCACAGATCTGAGCACACTTACatgccacacactcacacactccacacacactcatgtcacacacatacacactcacacaccacacccatgccacacactcacagacactcCACACACTCatgtctcacacacatacacactcacacaccacacactcatgtcatacacactcacatgtcccacatacacaagcacactcacacacactgcacactcagatgccacacacacactccacacacatgctccctactcacacacagacaccgaGTCAGCAGGCAGTGGCCCTGAAGATGCAAGCCCCATAGAAGCACAGCCGGAGACACAGCAGGCTGACTCCCGCAGCCCTTTCCTGCAGAAGCTGCACTTCCCGCTC
The sequence above is a segment of the Chionomys nivalis chromosome 20, mChiNiv1.1, whole genome shotgun sequence genome. Coding sequences within it:
- the Ap1m1 gene encoding AP-1 complex subunit mu-1 is translated as MSASAVYVLDLKGKVLICRNYRGDVDMSEVEHFMPILMEKEEEGMLSPILAHGGVRFMWIKHNNLYLVATSKKNACVSLVFSFLYKVVQVFSEYFKELEEESIRDNFVIIYELLDELMDFGYPQTTDSKILQEYITQEGHKLETGAPRPPATVTNAVSWRSEGIKYRKNEVFLDVIEAVNLLVSANGNVLRSEIVGSIKMRVFLSGMPELRLGLNDKVLFDNTGRGKSKSVELEDVKFHQCVRLSRFENDRTISFIPPDGEFELMSYRLNTHVKPLIWIESVIEKHSHSRIEYMVKAKSQFKRRSTANNVEIHIPVPNDADSPKFKTTVGSVKWVPENSEIVWSIKSFPGGKEYLMRAHFGLPSVEAEDKEGKPPISVKFEIPYFTTSGIQVRYLKIIEKSGYQALPWVRYITQNGDYQLRTQ